Proteins co-encoded in one Nicotiana sylvestris chromosome 7, ASM39365v2, whole genome shotgun sequence genomic window:
- the LOC104245289 gene encoding uncharacterized protein, which translates to MNLPHFHPIPQRSFNVYFSTISRFQIGSYSSFLPSSKSSTLRRSINSFTISAGSRATSPRQIPARDRVIDFGKYKGKMLGTLPSKYLKWVSKNLRARDFEEWAKLADEVLSDSVYKDRIEWEFAQNLLNGDVSASTQSAVSELLEISTRFGWDNEDKLGWSKIDYELLGTSKGGRIPRLSDSPTKNTNLKGTAQEEETGEGEKDSRERRRERIRLQRKKNDSGSRLQSSTMTERIRNLQNPENHTDYNTINKDHSVSNTGSRFPGREALLKKALSLGSRKQF; encoded by the coding sequence ATGAATCTTCCTCACTTTCATCCAATTCCACAGCGCTCATTCAATGTCTACTTCTCTACAATTTCACGTTTTCAGATAGGTTCCTATTCTTCTTTTCTCCCTTCTTCGAAATCTTCGACCTTGAGGAGGAGCATTAATTCTTTCACAATTTCAGCAGGTTCAAGAGCAACTAGTCCCAGACAAATTCCAGCACGAGACAGAGTGATAGATTTTGGAAAATACAAAGGTAAAATGCTGGGTACACTCCCATCTAAATACCTCAAATGGGTTTCCAAAAATCTTCGAGCTCGCGATTTTGAAGAGTGGGCCAAGCTCGCAGATGAAGTCCTTTCTGACTCTGTGTATAAGGACCGAATTGAGTGGGAGTTTGCTCAGAATCTCCTGAACGGGGACGTTTCAGCAAGCACGCAGAGTGCAGTTTCTGAGTTGCTGGAAATCAGCACAAGATTTGGTTGGGACAATGAAGATAAGTTGGGTTGGAGCAAAATTGATTATGAATTACTTGGTACATCCAAAGGCGGTCGAATACCAAGACTTTCTGATTCTCCAACTAAGAACACCAATTTAAAGGGAACAGCTCAGGAGGAGGAAACTGGAGAAGGTGAAAAAGACAGCAGGGAGAGAAGACGGGAACGGATAAGGTTACAGAGGAAAAAGAATGATTCTGGCTCGCGGTTGCAATCTTCAACTATGACAGAAAGAATAAGAAATTTACAGAATCCTGAGAATCATACTGATTATAATACAATCAACAAAGACCATTCTGTATCAAATACTGGAAGTCGTTTTCCTGGGCGCGAAGCACTGTTGAAGAAGGCCTTGTCTCTTGGTAGCAGGAAACAGTTCTAG